Proteins encoded in a region of the Vicia villosa cultivar HV-30 ecotype Madison, WI linkage group LG5, Vvil1.0, whole genome shotgun sequence genome:
- the LOC131602400 gene encoding uncharacterized protein LOC131602400, with translation MVRKNKLKNAKGNFQKRKKTRQVQGLGTKVDSEASYSACLVPRNSRRVKRNSNPDASIEEEVDDISNGAIMCNLRDGRDIPFWYGCWADSKPLMILFPNFYVVAKEDGIYVADSGLLTPAGWQWQEDCILRPTRSGSAAVLSWKQLMAFIDHSKP, from the exons ATGGTCCGcaaaaacaaattgaaaaatgcaaaagggAATTTTCAGAAGCGTAAGAAAACTAGACAGGTGCAGGGTCTGGGAACGAAGGTGGATTCAGAAGCTTCATATTCCGCGTGCCTAGTCCCTAGAAATTCCAGAAGAGTGAAGCGGAACTCAAACCCAGATGCTTCTATCGAAGAGGAAGTGGATGATATCTCAAACG GTGCTATTATGTGCAATCTTAGAGATGGTAGAGACATACCATTTTGGTATGGCTGTTGGGCGGATTCCAAGCCGTTGATGATTCTCTTCCCGAATTTTTATGTGGTTGCAAAGGAAGATGGTATTTATGTGGCAGACTCGGGCCTGTTAACACCAGCCGGCTGGCAATGGCAGGAAGATTGCATTCTTCGGCCAACCAGAAGTGGCAGCGCTGCAGTCCTGTCCTGGAAGCAACTGATGGCCTTTATTGATCattctaaaccctaa
- the LOC131605374 gene encoding F-box/LRR-repeat protein At4g14103-like produces the protein MNLHKLQTDDISSRKDFIGNLPDDILHHILLLMPTKDAVGTSILSKRWKFLWMDLFAFNFTINPSISSQIRNPTNHLFDLVTRLLQRSNSPSISLNIAMHGSGNTIDPTKFQRFLSDANMHKVENLDISLNLNYNPFKLPHSFSTCASLNSLHLQLECVLYIPSCICFSNLTTLSISSIIFPNDDSLQILLSGCIVLQELILCDCGWNNIKHVNIAMPKLRILNMDFNYPSDDEQFDSKIMIDAVNLLSLTCSGFLTVEVSLVNLASIVNAYIDLATYFPLNQPYIAANETKLLSGLHQIKFLRLSNDTLECLLFAEDNFYLLPAFNDLKRLDVSFGCVIGYTNAFLMEFLKKTPKLEALEIPNGFDPIVCMEGGEWILNSVPYCFKTCLNLFSFSNFDGDEAEIQLLKFILENAPILKNIHMYGSDSLLADLKKKTDVCNRMESMGLENWNIA, from the exons ATGAATTTACATAAACTCCAAACAGATGATATCTCCAGTAGGAAAGATTTCATTGGAAATTTACCTGATGACATTCTTCACCATATTCTTTTGTTAATGCCTACTAAAGATGCCGTCGGAACATCCATATTATCCAAAAGGTGGAAGTTCTTGTGGATGGatttatttgcatttaattttacaATTAATCCGTCAATCTCCAGCCAAATTCGCAATCCTACAAATCATCTCTTTGATCTAGTCACTAGATTACTTCAGAGATCTAATAGTCCTTCAATAAGTCTCAACATTGCAATGCATGGTAGCGGAAATACAATTGATCCAACCAAGTTTCAACGTTTTCTATCGGATGCAAATATGCACAAAGTTGAAAACCTAGACATCTCTCTAAATTTAAACTATAATCCGTTTAAATTACCACATAGTTTCTCAACTTGTGCGTCATTGAATAGTTTACACTTACAACTTGAGTGTGTTCTATATATTCCGAGTTGTATTTGTTTTTCGAATTTGACGACGTTAAGTATTTCATCCATTATATTTCCAAATGATGATTCTCTTCAAATACTTCTCTCTGGATGcattgttcttcaagaactaaTCCTGTGTGATTGTGGTTGGAATAACATAAAGCATGTCAATATTGCAATGCCAAAATTAAGGATATTAAACATGGACTTCAATTATCCAAGTGATGATGAGCAATTCGATTCTAAAATTATGATTGACGCAGTGAATCTTTTATCTTTGACATGCTCAGGATTTTTAACAGTTGAAGTTTCCCTTGTTAACCTAGCCTCTATAGTTAATGCATATATCGATCTCGCGACTTATTTTCCATTAAACCAACCATATATTGCTGCTAACGAAACTAAACTATTGAGTGGACTTCATCAGATCAAGTTTCTCCGGCTATCAAATGATACTCTTGAG tGTCTTTTGTTTGCAGAAGATAATTTCTATCTCCTTCCTGCATTTAACGATTTGAAACGTCTTGATGTGAGTTTTGGATGTGTTATTGGTTATACAAATGCATTTCTAATGGAATTTCTGAAAAAGACTCCAAAACTTGAAGCACTTGAGATTCCTAAT GGATTTGATCCAATCGTTTGCATGGAAGGTGGAGAGTGGATATTGAATTCAGTGCCTTATTGTTTCAAAACTTGTCtcaatttattttccttttctaaTTTTGATGGAGATGAAGCTGAAATTCAATTGCTGAAGTTTATATTAGAAAATGCCCCAATTTTAAAAAACATTCATATGTATGGTTCTGACAGTCTATTAGCtgatttgaagaagaagactGATGTTTGCAACCGAATGGAATCTATGGGTCTAGAAAATTGGAACATAGCGTGA